One region of Brevinematales bacterium genomic DNA includes:
- the metK gene encoding methionine adenosyltransferase, translating to MRRSGRYLFTSESVTEGHPDKIADQISDMVLDEFISGDPNSRVACETVVTTGLVFVTGEITSNIHNIDLDEKIREKIREIGYTDSFMGFDYKSVGIISSIKKQSPDIAMGVDTGGAGDQGMMFGYATDETPDYMPLTIYLAHKLTRELAKARKTKEIPFLRPDGKSQVTVEYEDGVPTRVKNVVIAAQHSEDISQEEIRETIINKIIKKVIPSNYLDEDTEYFINATGKFVIGGPQGDAGLTGRKIIADTYGGWARHGGGAFSGKDPTKVDRSAAYMMRYIAKNIVASGIAKECEIQVAYVIGVAQPVSLVVNTFGTGKVPEEVIEKAIWKNFDLTPKGIIEYLKLKRPIYQKTAVYGHFGRNPNEEPEFTWEKIDKVNIFKSI from the coding sequence ATGAGAAGATCTGGTAGATATCTCTTTACATCTGAATCAGTAACTGAAGGACATCCTGATAAGATAGCAGATCAAATATCTGACATGGTACTTGATGAGTTTATATCAGGAGATCCAAACTCAAGAGTTGCATGTGAAACTGTTGTCACAACAGGTTTGGTTTTTGTAACTGGAGAAATAACTTCAAATATCCACAATATTGATCTTGACGAAAAAATAAGAGAAAAGATAAGGGAAATAGGCTACACTGATAGCTTCATGGGGTTTGATTATAAAAGCGTAGGTATAATATCAAGTATCAAGAAGCAATCTCCTGATATTGCAATGGGAGTTGACACAGGTGGTGCAGGTGACCAGGGCATGATGTTTGGCTATGCTACTGATGAGACACCTGATTATATGCCGCTTACTATATATTTAGCACACAAATTAACCAGAGAATTAGCAAAAGCAAGAAAAACAAAAGAAATACCATTCCTAAGACCCGATGGCAAAAGCCAAGTTACAGTAGAATATGAAGATGGAGTCCCCACAAGGGTTAAAAATGTTGTAATTGCTGCTCAACACTCTGAGGACATATCCCAAGAAGAAATCAGAGAAACAATAATAAACAAGATAATAAAAAAGGTAATTCCCTCAAACTATCTAGATGAAGATACAGAATACTTTATAAATGCTACAGGTAAATTTGTCATAGGAGGCCCCCAAGGCGATGCAGGACTTACTGGAAGAAAGATTATAGCAGACACTTATGGAGGTTGGGCAAGACACGGTGGAGGAGCATTCTCTGGTAAAGATCCTACTAAAGTCGACAGAAGTGCTGCATATATGATGAGATATATAGCTAAAAATATTGTAGCATCAGGTATAGCAAAAGAATGTGAAATTCAGGTAGCATATGTAATCGGAGTTGCTCAACCTGTATCATTGGTTGTGAATACTTTCGGAACAGGAAAAGTTCCTGAAGAAGTAATCGAAAAGGCAATATGGAAAAACTTTGATCTTACACCAAAAGGTATAATAGAGTATCTCAAGCTAAAAAGACCAATATACCAAAAAACAGCAGTTTATGGACATTTTGGTAGAAATCCAAACGAAGAACCTGAATTTACATGGGAAAAAATAGATAAGGTTAACATATTTAAATCCATCTAA
- a CDS encoding hydrogenase maturation protease, producing the protein MKLAVVGVGHALGGDDFVGIKVVEELSEEIKNSNIEFITTMDPSRIISILEDYDFVVIVDAVFGEKAGDIVLIDYKNYPTSLKPISSHGFEVPLAIETAKKLGIDVDKKVRIIGITITEIVLYEDTLSKEVNLSVNEAKNVIKSIISNLNNKNYQNLTKNSN; encoded by the coding sequence ATGAAACTAGCTGTAGTTGGAGTAGGTCATGCATTAGGTGGTGATGACTTTGTCGGAATAAAAGTCGTTGAAGAACTCTCGGAAGAGATAAAAAATAGTAATATCGAATTTATAACCACTATGGATCCATCTAGAATCATATCTATACTCGAAGACTATGATTTTGTTGTGATAGTTGATGCGGTTTTTGGGGAGAAAGCAGGTGACATTGTACTAATAGATTACAAAAACTATCCAACCTCTCTAAAACCTATATCTTCTCACGGTTTTGAAGTACCACTCGCCATAGAAACTGCTAAAAAGCTTGGTATAGATGTTGATAAAAAGGTTAGGATAATAGGGATAACTATCACAGAGATAGTTTTATATGAAGATACACTATCTAAAGAAGTTAATTTGTCAGTAAACGAAGCAAAAAACGTTATAAAAAGTATCATAAGCAACCTAAATAACAAAAACTATCAAAACCTTACTAAAAATTCTAATTGA
- a CDS encoding TonB-dependent receptor produces the protein MRKVVLILMFSCLFSLGFGMFEKYVIDTKVGLESSANVEVVKDFSSRSIGGSIVSPLEEAGIYLQNRQIFDIQSDLTIRGTRFSQTSVALNGVVLNDIQSGHLNLSLPITVYDIDHVGIQKSGNSTMYGSDTIGGVVDFRISDSVEENLKFKIYSGDYGLFGGVGSISKGFGPFGVVLSFDKKRSDGYKFNTEFESWVVNAKIVSKLYGANTMLFLGHLEKKYGASRFYGTEAKEKEFVNLAMLNVDYGMLKFNFFYKSSLDNYVVNITIPSSQVNNHYKQSVGTDVSSLFDFGNFGNLFVRLEARWNGIDSTANISGNITNLLGNRYDVPMAIVGEYGVSPVDGSFVGFGIRSDFWYFGDRQYGTIVSPSFKGYYYITPEFKVSLNANRFFRVPTYVELYYYDGVAFGNTNLKPEEGWDYEMTMNYYFDGSKETFLYISGFWRDALNIIDFADNKTIPGSRFEAVNIRWISGGGVEVGLNFDTTQVIGENGNIKLFYSYSKFDSGAPNEFTFRYDKYLEHQLNLSILQKFKGFQLYLMTSLRNRFEGKALDGSLLPYTTYTLINGKVSYEVITGGRLFVEGYNLGNVKYEDINRVEMPGRWLWVGFEYSFM, from the coding sequence ATGAGGAAAGTAGTGTTGATTTTGATGTTTAGCTGTTTGTTTAGCTTAGGGTTTGGGATGTTTGAAAAGTATGTGATTGATACGAAGGTAGGATTAGAGAGTAGTGCTAATGTTGAAGTGGTTAAGGATTTCAGTTCGAGGTCCATTGGTGGTAGTATAGTGTCACCTCTTGAAGAGGCTGGTATTTACTTACAGAATAGGCAAATTTTTGATATTCAAAGTGACTTAACTATAAGAGGTACTAGGTTTAGTCAAACGTCTGTTGCGCTAAATGGGGTTGTTCTGAATGATATTCAGAGCGGGCATTTGAATTTATCTTTACCTATTACTGTATATGATATTGATCATGTAGGAATTCAGAAGTCTGGTAATTCTACCATGTATGGTAGTGATACTATAGGTGGAGTAGTGGATTTTAGGATTTCTGATTCAGTAGAAGAGAATTTAAAGTTTAAGATTTACTCTGGCGACTATGGATTGTTTGGAGGTGTTGGTTCTATTTCTAAGGGATTTGGTCCTTTTGGAGTTGTACTTTCGTTTGATAAGAAACGAAGTGATGGATATAAGTTCAATACTGAATTTGAGAGTTGGGTTGTAAATGCAAAAATAGTATCCAAACTCTATGGTGCTAATACTATGCTATTCTTAGGACATCTCGAGAAGAAATATGGAGCTAGTAGGTTTTATGGTACCGAAGCAAAAGAAAAAGAGTTTGTTAACTTAGCAATGCTGAATGTTGACTATGGAATGCTAAAATTTAACTTTTTCTACAAATCTAGTTTAGATAACTATGTTGTTAATATAACTATTCCTTCTTCACAGGTTAACAATCACTACAAACAATCTGTAGGTACTGATGTAAGTAGTTTGTTTGATTTTGGAAATTTTGGTAATCTATTTGTAAGGTTAGAAGCTAGATGGAATGGTATAGATAGTACTGCGAATATTTCTGGCAATATCACAAATCTTTTAGGTAATAGGTATGATGTACCTATGGCTATTGTTGGGGAATATGGAGTTTCGCCAGTAGATGGAAGTTTTGTTGGTTTTGGGATAAGAAGTGACTTTTGGTATTTTGGTGATAGGCAATATGGAACGATTGTTTCGCCTTCTTTCAAAGGTTATTACTATATCACTCCTGAGTTTAAAGTTTCTCTTAACGCTAATAGGTTTTTCAGAGTGCCTACTTATGTTGAGTTGTATTACTATGATGGAGTTGCATTTGGTAATACCAACTTGAAGCCAGAGGAAGGGTGGGACTATGAGATGACCATGAATTATTACTTTGATGGAAGTAAAGAAACCTTTTTGTACATTTCAGGATTTTGGCGTGATGCTCTGAATATAATTGATTTTGCCGATAATAAGACTATTCCGGGATCGAGGTTTGAAGCTGTTAATATAAGATGGATTAGTGGTGGTGGAGTTGAAGTAGGTTTGAATTTTGATACTACGCAAGTTATAGGTGAGAACGGTAATATAAAGCTATTTTATAGTTATTCAAAGTTTGATTCTGGAGCTCCTAATGAATTTACATTCAGATACGACAAGTATCTTGAGCATCAGTTAAATTTATCTATATTACAGAAATTTAAAGGTTTTCAGTTATATTTGATGACAAGCTTAAGAAACAGATTTGAAGGAAAGGCTTTGGATGGTAGTTTATTACCTTATACTACTTACACATTGATTAATGGAAAGGTTTCTTACGAAGTTATAACTGGGGGTAGATTGTTTGTTGAAGGGTACAATTTAGGTAATGTAAAGTACGAAGACATAAATAGGGTAGAGATGCCAGGTAGATGGTTATGGGTTGGTTTTGAGTATAGTTTTATGTAA
- a CDS encoding DUF3536 domain-containing protein encodes MKKNNFYLVIHGHFYQPPREDPYTQEIDLQDSAHPWHDWNDRITEECYTSNAFSRVLDNFGHIQEIINNYEYISFNFGPTLLTYLEKYHRRTYEKILEADFKSRERNNGHGNAIAQAYNHMILPLASDKDKITQIEWGIRDFEKRFERYPEGIWLPETAVNDVVVQFLIQYGIKFIILSPHQAEKIRFINGKEWIDVSKGNIDFSEPYIIRQPNGEIVAFFYNGPLSHAVSFNHLLRNSESFRDAILSYRNPNKDDFLLSIATDGEIYGHHEPFADMCLSSLIYRNRFENNFIFTNFGNVLEIIKPRYEVVLKKGNNNLGTSWSCAHGVDRWYRDCGCTTGSQPGWNQSWREPLRNALDYLREELYSLAEEETKDLINNVWKARNDYIDVVFIRSSLKPSKWKSKLEEFLSKHKKKELSIGEKIKVLKFMEALYNEMLMYTSCGWFFADISGIETVQVMRYSSYIFFLLNEYIRPEIKEHFLEILSKAKSNIRQFNDGRWIFENWIEKYKFTPERLLSQFILYKFLVNDGKISSNEDYYFYTISVYNPSSFEIHNFKVFSGIADIFNNITLENQKFIYYIFVSFATGEVHIYAKEYMYEGIETYIQKVVKELPFSKVRRFFDDWFSGGYSLIDIKYEVREKILYKIFESKFKSLRAKSDFEMEEYIKIIESYSILGVKLPKNERTLISYLFKEYIDKQAENILKGQDIDTIYLSKVMKVIKENNLDISFLNLENSLYHYLLNKIEKVLISLNEDEIEKLSTVMDFITKNGIQIHNRRELENKIYEFLSSKDLKDKMEIWRSQKRDKDILKLLDVFEKFNISTLKFRTIV; translated from the coding sequence ATGAAAAAGAATAATTTCTATTTAGTTATTCACGGACATTTTTACCAACCTCCTAGAGAAGATCCATATACACAAGAAATAGACTTACAAGATAGTGCTCATCCTTGGCACGACTGGAATGACAGAATAACAGAGGAATGCTACACTTCAAATGCATTTTCAAGAGTACTCGACAATTTTGGTCACATCCAAGAAATAATTAACAACTACGAGTACATAAGTTTTAATTTTGGACCTACTCTACTTACATATCTAGAGAAATATCACAGAAGAACTTATGAAAAAATACTCGAGGCAGATTTCAAAAGTAGAGAAAGAAACAACGGGCATGGAAACGCAATAGCTCAAGCATATAATCATATGATTCTACCATTGGCATCAGATAAAGACAAAATAACTCAAATAGAATGGGGAATAAGAGACTTTGAGAAACGTTTTGAGAGATATCCTGAAGGAATATGGTTACCAGAGACTGCAGTAAATGACGTTGTGGTACAATTTTTGATACAATATGGAATAAAGTTTATAATACTTTCACCACATCAAGCTGAAAAAATACGATTTATAAATGGAAAAGAGTGGATTGATGTTTCAAAAGGTAACATTGATTTTTCTGAACCATACATAATAAGGCAACCTAACGGTGAAATCGTAGCATTCTTCTATAATGGCCCCTTATCACACGCTGTTAGTTTTAATCATCTCCTGAGGAATTCCGAAAGTTTTAGAGATGCTATACTATCATATAGAAATCCTAACAAAGATGATTTCTTACTCTCAATAGCAACCGATGGTGAAATTTACGGACATCACGAACCATTTGCAGATATGTGTCTTTCATCACTCATCTATAGGAATAGATTTGAAAACAACTTTATTTTCACAAACTTCGGTAACGTGCTTGAGATTATAAAGCCAAGGTATGAGGTAGTACTCAAGAAGGGAAACAATAACCTTGGTACTTCCTGGAGTTGTGCACACGGAGTTGACAGATGGTACAGAGATTGTGGATGTACAACAGGATCACAACCGGGATGGAATCAGTCCTGGAGAGAACCTTTAAGAAATGCTCTTGATTACCTAAGAGAAGAATTATACTCCTTAGCAGAAGAAGAAACAAAAGATCTAATAAACAATGTATGGAAGGCAAGAAACGACTATATTGACGTTGTCTTCATAAGATCTTCTCTCAAACCCAGTAAATGGAAGTCAAAGTTAGAAGAATTCCTTTCCAAACATAAAAAGAAAGAATTATCAATAGGCGAAAAAATAAAAGTACTAAAGTTTATGGAAGCACTCTATAACGAAATGCTTATGTATACAAGTTGTGGATGGTTTTTTGCAGATATATCAGGTATAGAAACAGTACAAGTAATGAGATACTCATCATATATTTTCTTCCTACTAAATGAGTACATAAGACCTGAGATAAAAGAACACTTTCTGGAAATACTATCTAAAGCCAAAAGTAACATAAGACAATTCAATGACGGTAGATGGATATTTGAAAACTGGATAGAGAAATATAAATTTACTCCCGAAAGACTACTTTCTCAATTCATACTATATAAATTCTTAGTCAACGATGGTAAAATATCATCAAATGAAGATTACTACTTCTATACAATATCTGTATATAACCCTTCTTCTTTTGAAATACACAACTTTAAAGTATTTTCAGGAATAGCAGATATATTCAACAATATAACATTAGAGAACCAAAAATTTATCTACTATATATTTGTTTCATTCGCTACAGGCGAAGTACACATATACGCAAAAGAGTACATGTACGAAGGAATAGAAACATACATACAAAAAGTGGTAAAAGAACTACCTTTCAGCAAGGTTAGAAGATTTTTTGATGATTGGTTTTCAGGAGGATATTCGCTAATAGATATCAAGTATGAAGTAAGAGAAAAAATTCTATACAAAATATTCGAAAGCAAGTTCAAATCTCTCAGAGCAAAGTCTGATTTTGAGATGGAAGAGTATATAAAGATAATAGAAAGTTACTCAATCCTAGGAGTTAAACTCCCTAAAAATGAAAGAACGCTTATATCCTACCTTTTCAAAGAATACATAGATAAACAAGCAGAAAACATACTGAAAGGACAAGACATCGACACAATTTACCTATCTAAAGTTATGAAAGTCATAAAAGAAAACAATCTCGATATATCATTCCTAAACCTAGAAAATTCATTGTATCATTACCTTCTGAACAAAATTGAGAAGGTACTTATAAGTCTAAATGAAGATGAGATTGAAAAACTGTCAACAGTCATGGATTTCATAACAAAAAACGGTATTCAAATACATAACAGAAGAGAGTTAGAAAATAAAATATACGAATTTCTATCTTCTAAAGATCTAAAAGATAAAATGGAAATTTGGAGAAGCCAGAAAAGAGATAAAGATATCTTAAAGCTACTTGATGTGTTTGAGAAATTTAATATCTCAACACTAAAATTTAGAACAATAGTGTAG
- the trxB gene encoding thioredoxin-disulfide reductase has protein sequence MDIKLGTFVKPSKSEISEDHIYDLIIIGGGVAGFSAGLYASRAKLDTILVEKLGPGGQIATTDLVENYPGIPEINGYELSIRIEEQAKKHGLNVLLDEVISVHLGDEVKRVNLASGKTLKSYSVIISTGANYKKLGVPGEDKFLGKGVSFCATCDGAFFKDKDIVIVGGGNTALDEGLFLTRFVKSITLIHRRDTLRAEKILQERAFNHPKFKFIWNSVVEEILGNDRVEAVRIKNLVNGEEKILETEGVFVFIGMVPNTSIFTEIEKNENGYIKVNLYDMSTNIPGVFAAGDCVDKFLRQAITAAGEGAIAAVAAEKYIEKIKHQV, from the coding sequence ATGGATATTAAGTTGGGGACTTTTGTAAAGCCTAGTAAATCTGAAATTAGTGAAGATCACATATATGATCTTATAATAATAGGTGGTGGAGTTGCTGGTTTTTCTGCTGGTTTGTATGCTTCTAGAGCAAAGTTAGATACTATACTTGTTGAAAAGTTAGGACCTGGGGGGCAGATTGCAACTACGGATTTAGTTGAAAATTATCCTGGTATTCCTGAAATAAACGGATATGAGCTTTCTATTAGAATTGAAGAGCAAGCAAAAAAGCACGGTCTTAATGTTTTGTTGGATGAAGTTATTTCGGTTCATCTTGGGGATGAAGTAAAAAGAGTAAATCTTGCTAGCGGTAAAACTTTGAAATCTTATTCTGTTATAATATCTACTGGGGCTAATTATAAGAAGTTAGGAGTTCCGGGTGAAGATAAGTTTTTAGGTAAAGGGGTTTCTTTTTGTGCTACTTGTGACGGTGCCTTTTTTAAGGACAAGGATATTGTTATAGTTGGCGGTGGTAATACTGCTTTAGATGAAGGGCTTTTCTTGACTAGATTTGTAAAAAGTATAACTTTAATACACAGAAGGGATACTCTAAGAGCTGAAAAAATATTACAAGAAAGAGCGTTTAATCATCCTAAATTCAAATTTATCTGGAATAGTGTTGTTGAAGAGATACTTGGAAACGATAGAGTTGAAGCAGTTAGGATAAAGAATCTAGTAAACGGAGAGGAGAAGATTTTAGAGACAGAAGGTGTTTTTGTTTTTATAGGTATGGTTCCAAATACGTCTATTTTTACTGAAATTGAGAAGAATGAAAATGGTTATATCAAGGTTAATTTGTATGATATGAGTACTAATATACCGGGTGTTTTTGCTGCTGGTGATTGTGTTGATAAATTCCTAAGACAGGCAATAACTGCTGCAGGAGAAGGAGCAATTGCAGCTGTTGCCGCCGAGAAGTATATTGAAAAAATAAAACATCAAGTATAA
- a CDS encoding SpoIID/LytB domain-containing protein → MRCCVRHIIVGIMLVIVSTVIFSCIPKSSLKSYVDNQVIRVLIGNEKERFSLLSRGFFLVDGIPFDGEIVVEISNSCMVINGIQKDKKVEIYSDDYISYRGTEYSGTITLIFTNKSVMVVNNVDIEEYLESVVPSEVPALWPIEVLRAQAIVSRTYAIRKMIDNKNKDYDVVSTYMSQVYSGRKRVHPRTTKAVRDTRGVVITHNDEIILAFFHANSGGLIETPEVIGGRKLPYLKPMRDNFSRNTFRSYWSSSIDSDEFVYKLFGRRDLKLVSINLPKRLPSGSVTQVEVLVKDNRTTYSKVLSISELRGIFPVIMSPKFEIDINGGVINFRGIGWGHGVGMSQWGANKMAKQGYSYKEIIMYYYDDVKLVKLY, encoded by the coding sequence ATGAGGTGTTGTGTAAGACACATAATTGTTGGTATTATGTTGGTTATTGTAAGTACTGTGATATTTAGTTGTATTCCCAAGAGTAGTTTAAAGTCTTACGTTGATAATCAAGTTATACGAGTTTTGATAGGTAATGAGAAAGAGAGGTTTAGTTTATTGTCTAGAGGATTTTTTCTTGTTGATGGTATTCCTTTTGATGGTGAAATTGTAGTAGAAATTAGTAATTCATGTATGGTTATAAATGGTATTCAGAAGGATAAGAAGGTAGAAATATATTCTGATGATTATATATCTTACAGAGGTACAGAGTATTCGGGTACCATAACTCTTATATTTACAAACAAATCTGTAATGGTTGTAAATAATGTTGATATAGAGGAATATTTAGAATCTGTGGTACCTTCTGAGGTACCAGCTCTGTGGCCTATAGAAGTACTTAGGGCTCAAGCAATTGTTTCAAGGACATACGCGATTAGAAAGATGATAGATAATAAAAATAAAGATTATGATGTTGTTTCAACGTATATGTCTCAAGTTTACTCAGGTAGAAAAAGGGTTCACCCGAGGACTACGAAAGCAGTTAGAGATACTCGCGGTGTAGTTATTACTCACAACGATGAGATAATATTGGCATTTTTTCATGCGAATTCTGGAGGACTTATAGAAACTCCTGAGGTAATAGGAGGTAGAAAATTACCGTATCTCAAGCCTATGAGGGACAATTTTTCAAGAAATACTTTTAGGTCTTATTGGAGTAGTAGTATAGATAGTGATGAGTTTGTTTATAAACTTTTTGGTAGGAGAGATCTCAAACTTGTTAGTATAAATCTACCTAAGCGACTTCCTTCAGGATCAGTAACACAAGTTGAAGTATTAGTAAAGGATAATAGGACTACTTATTCTAAGGTATTATCTATCAGTGAGTTGAGAGGAATTTTTCCTGTTATAATGAGTCCTAAATTTGAGATTGACATAAATGGTGGTGTTATTAATTTCAGAGGGATTGGATGGGGACATGGGGTTGGTATGTCTCAATGGGGAGCCAATAAAATGGCTAAACAAGGGTATAGCTATAAAGAAATAATTATGTATTACTACGATGATGTAAAACTTGTTAAGCTGTATTGA
- a CDS encoding phosphatidate cytidylyltransferase: MSSLPIWNIPIYIAFIYLFFISILLIIMFETIRMFESKYFYIPKIKKTLFIIFSLISVVTISSLSLFNIEFFDVKADIGSVFTIVFSLYIIFVLLNLAISSLNVSKHNYLIVDGVFSTFLIYLVVTIGSMLVLRLIDIENGTFFLAFTLGVGWFSEAGGLIIGKTIGRIKLSAISSSNKTLEGTIGMIIFGILGGIIFKLAVNIFGYENPIFLSSYEETIILSSIVVLFCFFGDIIESTIKRFFEAKDSSNILMSLGGVFDVFDGVMFASFGVLLYYFVIIV; encoded by the coding sequence ATTTCGTCGCTACCTATTTGGAATATACCTATATACATAGCATTCATATATTTGTTTTTCATCTCAATCCTACTTATAATAATGTTTGAAACCATTAGAATGTTTGAAAGCAAATATTTCTACATACCAAAAATTAAAAAAACACTATTTATTATTTTCTCACTAATCTCAGTTGTTACTATATCCTCGTTGAGCCTTTTTAATATAGAGTTTTTTGATGTAAAAGCAGACATAGGTTCAGTCTTTACAATAGTTTTCTCACTATACATAATCTTTGTATTGCTAAACTTAGCTATTTCATCTTTGAACGTATCAAAACACAATTATCTTATTGTAGACGGCGTTTTCTCAACCTTTTTAATCTACTTGGTAGTAACAATAGGATCAATGTTAGTTCTAAGACTCATCGACATAGAAAATGGAACATTTTTCCTAGCTTTTACGCTTGGTGTAGGATGGTTTTCAGAAGCAGGTGGTTTGATAATAGGCAAAACCATAGGAAGAATAAAACTCTCAGCAATCTCAAGTTCTAACAAAACATTAGAAGGTACTATTGGTATGATTATATTTGGAATACTAGGTGGGATAATTTTCAAGTTGGCAGTTAACATCTTTGGATATGAAAATCCTATCTTCCTAAGCTCGTATGAAGAAACCATAATCTTGTCTTCTATAGTAGTTTTATTCTGCTTCTTTGGAGACATAATTGAATCCACAATCAAAAGGTTTTTTGAAGCTAAAGACTCTAGTAATATACTTATGTCACTTGGTGGAGTTTTTGATGTATTTGACGGGGTAATGTTTGCTAGCTTCGGAGTTTTACTATACTATTTCGTAATAATAGTGTAA
- a CDS encoding DUF2723 domain-containing protein → MSNFRNPLIPEGMYQNYEFYSYRVRDFFIGVGIFIVVFVNYLLTLTPSVAAGDHGELAATTYAFGAPHPSGYPIFAVLGKFFTYFPFGNVAYRINMMSAFAGASTVFVFFLFALKILGITRKPDIVRNTQGFDLRIYIPAILGALLLGFSNLLWDQSIIGEVYSLHSFLNGLILIVFMLWYEDVVFNYYHTKEPYIGSRYLMLLFFTMGLSLTDHHLSAGYIIPISLVIVLVIFSALWGKVSISWKDVLSTGFLLLIGFLILLLVAIILFYYNGWRVIGPISSQQAYIITIAPFIPMLFAGIAGYLYPERKEDKWIKEILQVSFWGILLFMIPIVVFYGYLWIRSVMIYEMPEAEIRILTWGEIRTLDVLWTHILRKQYGGISGTPLYYNLLQMWDLIKIHLQQFHIVLYVLLIPGLIGLVKKDMNFSFSLLFIWLTFVVLFALFIQGEPVERSRAFWSVFLLQSYFIMTLFITQGMQTTMDWFEKVFLKK, encoded by the coding sequence ATGTCTAATTTTAGAAATCCTTTAATACCGGAGGGAATGTATCAAAATTATGAGTTTTACTCTTACAGGGTAAGAGATTTTTTCATAGGGGTAGGAATTTTTATAGTAGTTTTTGTTAATTATCTGCTTACGTTAACTCCTTCAGTTGCTGCTGGAGACCATGGAGAGTTAGCGGCTACTACTTATGCTTTTGGTGCACCTCATCCATCTGGATACCCTATATTTGCCGTTTTAGGTAAGTTTTTTACATACTTTCCTTTTGGTAACGTAGCATATAGGATTAATATGATGTCAGCTTTTGCTGGGGCTTCGACCGTATTTGTTTTCTTCTTGTTTGCGTTGAAGATATTGGGTATAACTAGAAAACCCGATATTGTACGAAATACTCAGGGATTTGACTTAAGGATATATATACCTGCTATACTTGGAGCATTACTGCTTGGTTTTTCAAATCTTCTTTGGGATCAATCTATAATAGGTGAAGTTTATTCGTTACACAGTTTTCTCAATGGACTTATTCTCATAGTTTTTATGTTATGGTATGAAGATGTAGTTTTTAACTACTATCATACTAAAGAGCCATATATAGGTAGTAGATACCTAATGTTATTGTTTTTTACTATGGGATTAAGTTTGACAGATCATCATCTGTCTGCGGGTTACATAATACCTATAAGTTTGGTTATAGTATTAGTTATATTTTCTGCTTTGTGGGGTAAGGTGTCGATAAGCTGGAAAGATGTTTTATCAACAGGATTTTTGTTGCTTATAGGATTTTTAATACTCTTATTAGTTGCTATAATACTTTTCTACTATAATGGATGGCGTGTTATAGGTCCTATATCTTCTCAGCAAGCATACATAATTACTATAGCACCTTTCATACCCATGTTATTTGCAGGTATTGCTGGTTATCTTTACCCTGAAAGAAAAGAAGATAAATGGATCAAAGAAATACTACAGGTGTCTTTCTGGGGTATTTTACTGTTTATGATACCCATAGTTGTTTTCTATGGATATCTTTGGATAAGGAGTGTTATGATTTATGAGATGCCTGAAGCAGAAATAAGAATACTGACTTGGGGGGAGATAAGAACTCTGGATGTTTTATGGACGCATATATTAAGAAAGCAGTATGGTGGTATTTCAGGTACTCCACTTTATTACAATCTCTTGCAGATGTGGGATCTTATAAAGATACATTTACAGCAGTTTCATATAGTTTTATATGTGTTATTGATACCTGGACTAATAGGGCTTGTCAAAAAAGATATGAACTTTTCATTTTCTCTATTATTTATATGGCTTACTTTTGTTGTTTTATTTGCTTTGTTTATTCAGGGTGAACCTGTCGAAAGATCTAGAGCATTTTGGAGTGTATTTTTACTCCAGTCGTATTTCATAATGACTTTATTTATTACACAGGGTATGCAAACTACTATGGATTGGTTTGAAAAGGTCTTTCTGAAGAAGTAA